One window of the Archaeoglobus sulfaticallidus PM70-1 genome contains the following:
- a CDS encoding COG2426 family protein — MDLHDMLKVFIVSAMPLSELRGGLPLALHYGFSPLEAYVLCVLSNAFPVPFILMLLGKVEKIMGRYETTSKIFNFFLRRGEKKKDVVERYGYAGLTLFVAIPLPVTGAWTGSLIAFILGLKPLKSFAYIFIGILIAGVVVLALSMGVISIAYGIW, encoded by the coding sequence ATGGATCTCCATGATATGCTGAAGGTCTTTATCGTCTCAGCCATGCCCTTATCCGAGCTCAGAGGTGGTCTGCCTCTCGCCTTACACTATGGCTTCTCTCCGCTGGAGGCTTACGTACTGTGCGTTCTGTCCAACGCATTTCCAGTGCCTTTCATCCTGATGCTTCTGGGTAAAGTGGAGAAGATCATGGGAAGATATGAAACCACATCTAAAATCTTCAACTTTTTCCTGAGAAGAGGGGAGAAGAAGAAAGATGTTGTTGAGAGATATGGCTATGCTGGGCTTACGCTGTTCGTTGCGATACCGCTTCCTGTCACAGGGGCATGGACGGGGAGTCTCATAGCCTTCATTCTCGGGCTAAAACCGCTTAAATCCTTCGCATACATCTTTATCGGAATTTTAATTGCAGGAGTTGTTGTTCTCGCGTTATCGATGGGTGTGATCAGCATAGCCTATGGAATTTGGTAA
- the cyaB gene encoding class IV adenylate cyclase — MIEIEAKFMIDDSEFSRIDNLLSEIAELVIEKEEVDIYYKHPLRDFAKTDEAFRIRKDVEGVTITYKGKKMDPETKTREEIKVRIYGDDYDNARDMFRKLGFEEFATVRKIRKIYRMDNAIICLDTLDFGKFIEIEVDTQDIEEGKRKISEIAKKINLSGKNIRKSYLELMLGDSA, encoded by the coding sequence ATGATTGAGATAGAGGCAAAGTTCATGATTGATGATTCTGAATTTTCTAGGATCGATAACCTGCTCTCTGAGATTGCAGAACTCGTGATTGAGAAGGAGGAAGTTGACATCTACTACAAACACCCACTGAGAGATTTTGCAAAAACGGATGAGGCATTTAGGATAAGGAAGGATGTGGAAGGTGTTACGATAACCTACAAGGGGAAAAAGATGGACCCTGAAACGAAAACGAGAGAGGAGATCAAGGTGAGGATCTACGGGGATGATTACGATAATGCACGGGACATGTTCAGAAAACTCGGATTTGAGGAATTCGCTACTGTGAGAAAGATAAGAAAGATCTACAGGATGGATAATGCGATAATTTGCCTGGACACACTCGATTTCGGAAAGTTTATTGAGATTGAGGTGGATACTCAGGACATCGAGGAAGGCAAAAGGAAGATATCGGAAATAGCCAAAAAAATAAATTTAAGTGGAAAGAACATCAGAAAATCATATCTGGAGCTTATGCTCGGTGATTCTGCATGA
- a CDS encoding PAS domain S-box protein codes for MINNSNNQGGFVDWKKMLDESLAGIFVIVGDRYKYVNKVFEDATGYSLEEIYDIIPFYKIAYEEDIPTIKKAIRSVLSGNKEYLEVRYVTKKGKIRYIRGFFKPFEVDGEKAILGSLVDVTKNKEFERKLKITEKLFRKMVDESQTPAYIVQNEKFIYVNDAFAETVGYSKGELYEINPFMLVHPDHREMVYRRYKERISGERETDTYKWKIVTKSGEIRWVVARPSRTVINDEPAVCATLVDITEIEKLNEELRRKNRYLTLINKIMRHDMLNDLAVIRGFVELIDVDFAEKIISRVDKTVRMINILKELERSWDSLHYINLKERIEHVIKDYDGVDFELDIDNVDVRVNDGIDIVFRNLIDNALKHSGAEKLKVKIKAYKEKDKVIVEFSDNGKGIDEKIKERLFEDGFTTNGQGMGLYIVKEILISYGGSIEIIKCRPLTYRMILPA; via the coding sequence GTGATTAATAATAGCAATAACCAAGGTGGTTTTGTGGATTGGAAGAAGATGCTCGATGAATCCTTAGCAGGCATATTTGTAATCGTTGGAGATCGCTATAAATATGTCAATAAGGTATTTGAAGATGCTACAGGGTATTCTCTAGAGGAGATCTATGATATAATACCATTTTATAAAATAGCCTATGAGGAAGATATTCCTACCATCAAGAAGGCGATCAGGTCTGTTCTCTCAGGAAACAAAGAATATCTAGAAGTCAGGTATGTAACAAAAAAAGGTAAAATCAGATATATTCGGGGATTCTTCAAACCGTTCGAAGTTGACGGAGAAAAAGCAATCCTCGGTTCGCTGGTAGATGTTACAAAAAATAAAGAGTTTGAGAGAAAACTCAAAATTACCGAGAAGTTGTTCAGAAAAATGGTCGATGAGAGTCAGACTCCCGCATACATAGTTCAAAATGAAAAGTTCATCTATGTGAATGATGCATTTGCAGAAACCGTAGGATATTCTAAAGGAGAACTTTATGAAATCAATCCATTTATGCTTGTCCATCCAGATCACAGGGAAATGGTCTACAGGAGATACAAAGAAAGGATCAGCGGAGAAAGAGAGACCGACACCTATAAGTGGAAGATCGTTACAAAAAGCGGGGAAATCAGATGGGTTGTTGCCAGACCATCGAGAACGGTCATAAATGATGAGCCTGCAGTTTGTGCAACTCTAGTCGACATAACAGAAATTGAGAAACTGAACGAAGAATTGAGGAGAAAAAACAGATATCTAACTCTGATAAACAAGATTATGAGGCATGACATGCTAAACGATTTAGCAGTAATAAGGGGTTTTGTAGAGCTTATCGATGTAGATTTTGCTGAAAAAATAATATCCAGGGTCGATAAAACAGTGAGGATGATAAATATCCTAAAAGAGCTTGAAAGATCGTGGGATTCACTGCACTATATAAACCTTAAAGAGAGGATAGAGCATGTCATTAAAGATTATGATGGAGTGGATTTTGAGCTGGATATTGATAATGTCGATGTGAGGGTTAATGATGGAATAGATATAGTCTTTAGAAATTTGATAGATAATGCGCTAAAGCATTCCGGTGCTGAAAAATTAAAAGTGAAAATAAAAGCGTATAAAGAAAAAGATAAAGTAATCGTTGAGTTCTCAGACAACGGGAAAGGAATCGATGAAAAAATAAAAGAAAGACTATTCGAAGATGGTTTTACCACGAACGGACAGGGTATGGGTTTGTATATAGTCAAAGAAATTTTAATAAGTTATGGTGGAAGTATAGAGATTATAAAGTGCAGGCCACTGACATACAGAATGATTTTACCAGCCTGA
- a CDS encoding thiolase family protein, giving the protein MDAVIVGAIRTPVGRFGGSLKDLQAYELGAIAIKGLLKELKLKPVASQEDRDFYPSKLPKGLIEIEEKYHDFDGTEIKVCEVIMGNVLQSAQGQNPARQATILAGLPKETPAYTVNKVCGSGLKAIALAASEIKSGNAEIIIAGGMESMSNAPYALTKARWGYRMFNGELIDIMVHDGLWEKFYGYHMGVTAENIAELYGISREEQDQLAYESHMRAIKAIDNGIFAQEIVPVEIQQKKGTVVVDTDEHPRRDTSLEKLAKLPTVFKKDGTVTAGNASGVNDGASALLVMSEEKAEEIGLKPLARIVSYAGGAIDPAYMGLGPIPAIQRALKKAELKLEDIGLIELNEAFAAQALAVIRELNLDMSITNIHGSGISLGHPIGCTGARITTTLVKEMVRSKVEYGLAALCIGGGMGFAMVLQKY; this is encoded by the coding sequence ATGGATGCCGTAATTGTTGGTGCGATAAGAACTCCTGTAGGGAGGTTTGGGGGATCTCTCAAGGATCTGCAGGCTTATGAGCTTGGAGCTATTGCGATCAAGGGTTTGCTGAAAGAGCTTAAGCTGAAGCCGGTAGCATCACAGGAAGACAGGGATTTCTATCCTTCAAAGCTTCCAAAGGGATTGATAGAGATTGAGGAGAAGTATCACGACTTTGATGGAACGGAGATAAAGGTATGTGAGGTGATAATGGGAAATGTTCTGCAGTCTGCTCAGGGACAGAACCCTGCCAGACAGGCAACGATTCTCGCCGGACTGCCGAAGGAAACTCCGGCATATACCGTCAACAAAGTGTGTGGAAGCGGTCTTAAAGCCATAGCCCTTGCTGCATCTGAGATAAAGTCCGGAAATGCTGAGATTATAATTGCCGGTGGTATGGAGAGCATGAGTAACGCTCCATACGCGCTGACAAAGGCGAGGTGGGGTTACAGGATGTTCAATGGAGAGCTTATCGATATAATGGTCCACGATGGGCTGTGGGAAAAGTTCTACGGCTATCACATGGGCGTTACTGCAGAGAACATTGCTGAGCTTTATGGAATATCCAGAGAGGAACAAGATCAGCTTGCGTACGAGAGCCACATGAGGGCGATAAAGGCAATCGATAATGGAATATTCGCTCAGGAGATAGTGCCTGTAGAGATTCAGCAGAAGAAGGGAACTGTTGTCGTTGACACAGATGAGCACCCCAGAAGGGACACATCACTTGAGAAACTGGCAAAGCTTCCAACTGTTTTCAAGAAGGATGGAACTGTAACCGCTGGAAATGCGAGCGGTGTTAACGATGGAGCTTCGGCTTTACTTGTCATGTCTGAAGAGAAAGCTGAGGAGATTGGTCTGAAGCCGCTGGCAAGAATTGTCAGCTATGCTGGAGGGGCGATAGATCCGGCATATATGGGATTGGGACCGATTCCGGCAATTCAGAGGGCTTTGAAGAAGGCGGAACTTAAGTTAGAGGATATCGGGCTGATAGAACTTAACGAAGCTTTTGCCGCTCAGGCTCTTGCGGTGATAAGAGAGCTGAACCTCGACATGTCAATCACCAACATCCATGGCAGCGGAATAAGCCTTGGACATCCGATTGGCTGCACCGGAGCGAGAATAACCACAACTCTTGTTAAAGAGATGGTTAGAAGCAAGGTTGAGTACGGCTTGGCAGCGCTCTGCATTGGCGGAGGAATGGGATTTGCGATGGTTCTGCAAAAATATTGA
- a CDS encoding HAD family hydrolase, with the protein MIRNIAFDLDGTLTYFNLPFDRIRKEIGIKEGFVLENIMSLNYEERMKKLEVLKRYEIDSVKNARLMDGVLEIIEFIESKNIKKGIVTRNCKESAEIFSKKFGIDFDYIISREEVTPKPSPLPVILSMIKTNSRPDETMMVGDFKFDLLAGKLAGVKTVLLRTEKNADFIDGMIHLADHIISSLTEIKKLVD; encoded by the coding sequence ATGATACGCAACATAGCTTTCGACTTAGACGGCACATTAACATACTTCAACCTGCCGTTCGATAGGATAAGGAAAGAAATTGGCATAAAAGAGGGTTTTGTGCTTGAGAACATTATGAGTCTCAACTATGAGGAGAGAATGAAAAAGCTTGAGGTTCTCAAGAGATACGAGATAGATTCTGTAAAAAATGCCAGACTGATGGATGGTGTTTTGGAAATCATCGAATTCATCGAAAGTAAGAACATAAAAAAAGGCATTGTTACAAGAAATTGCAAAGAGAGTGCAGAGATCTTCTCCAAAAAGTTCGGGATAGATTTTGACTACATAATCAGCCGGGAAGAGGTCACGCCAAAACCCTCTCCCCTCCCCGTGATCCTTTCAATGATAAAGACCAACTCCAGACCAGATGAAACGATGATGGTTGGAGACTTCAAGTTCGATCTGCTGGCGGGAAAGCTTGCTGGAGTTAAAACTGTTTTACTTAGAACAGAGAAAAATGCAGACTTTATAGATGGCATGATTCATCTGGCAGACCACATAATATCCAGCCTGACCGAGATTAAAAAACTGGTGGATTGA
- a CDS encoding NUDIX hydrolase, translating into MIMLTSEIELRECLREAMQRVLDPDLEYSNTPSAAVLIPLFTYPRVKLIMIMRSKNLRRSAGHIAFPGGIRESDENPKDTALREAEEELGLPTPNVDILGFLSPREVIEHRIKIHPVVGLVESFEIRTNFEVRKVLIDDFIKVLKSRRITDWGPNYECQGELVWGASSRILDDLYLRIVREFGSIENFEETIYRI; encoded by the coding sequence GTGATCATGCTGACGAGTGAGATAGAACTGAGAGAGTGTCTTAGAGAAGCCATGCAAAGAGTACTCGATCCGGATCTCGAGTACTCGAACACCCCGTCTGCAGCTGTGCTTATCCCTCTTTTTACCTATCCGAGGGTTAAATTGATTATGATAATGCGATCTAAAAATCTGAGGAGGAGTGCTGGACATATTGCATTTCCAGGTGGGATTAGAGAGAGCGATGAGAATCCCAAAGATACTGCATTGCGAGAAGCTGAGGAAGAACTCGGGTTACCCACACCCAATGTGGACATCCTCGGATTTCTCAGCCCAAGAGAAGTTATAGAACACAGAATAAAGATCCATCCTGTTGTGGGGTTGGTTGAGAGTTTTGAAATCCGAACGAATTTTGAAGTCAGAAAGGTGTTGATAGACGACTTTATAAAAGTTCTGAAATCGAGAAGAATTACTGATTGGGGGCCCAACTATGAATGCCAAGGAGAGCTTGTGTGGGGTGCTTCGAGCAGGATACTTGACGATCTGTATCTCAGGATTGTAAGGGAGTTTGGCAGCATCGAGAATTTTGAAGAAACTATTTACCGCATATGA
- the aroE gene encoding shikimate dehydrogenase: MKYCIIGYPLKHSVSPEMQNSAFRYYNMDAEYVKLEVNPEGFSEEIRIIEKRFNGANVTIPFKEEVAKYYELVGDARAIRTANTIDFKKGLAYNTDVYGALKAIEPKFSIEEIKNIRVLVVGAGGAGKAVSYGLVKNGAVVLIHNRTESRALNLVEELRRFGRAIFIRREELEKVNVDMVVNATPLGMHGFKNELPLPEKAIQGVVFDTVYNPMETKLIRVAKEKGCDVVYGIDMLVYQGAKAFEIWTGKKAPVGVMRDAALKALETFIKG, translated from the coding sequence ATGAAATACTGCATAATAGGCTACCCATTGAAGCATTCAGTCTCTCCAGAGATGCAGAATTCAGCGTTCAGATACTACAACATGGATGCAGAGTATGTAAAGCTCGAGGTTAATCCAGAGGGATTCAGCGAGGAGATAAGGATAATCGAGAAGAGATTTAATGGGGCGAATGTCACGATACCATTCAAGGAGGAGGTTGCAAAGTACTATGAGCTCGTTGGAGATGCAAGGGCTATCAGGACTGCAAACACGATCGATTTTAAGAAGGGACTGGCATACAACACGGATGTTTACGGGGCTTTGAAGGCTATAGAACCAAAATTCAGTATCGAAGAGATAAAAAACATCAGGGTTCTGGTTGTGGGTGCAGGAGGTGCGGGCAAAGCTGTCTCGTATGGACTGGTTAAAAATGGGGCCGTTGTCCTCATCCACAACAGAACCGAGTCGAGAGCTTTGAATCTGGTGGAGGAACTCAGGAGATTTGGAAGGGCTATTTTTATCAGAAGGGAGGAACTGGAGAAGGTTAATGTTGATATGGTGGTTAACGCTACCCCTCTCGGCATGCACGGCTTCAAAAATGAGCTACCCTTACCAGAGAAGGCGATTCAGGGTGTTGTGTTCGATACCGTGTACAACCCCATGGAGACGAAGCTCATCAGGGTTGCCAAAGAAAAGGGATGTGATGTGGTTTATGGCATCGACATGCTCGTGTATCAGGGAGCGAAAGCCTTTGAGATCTGGACTGGCAAAAAAGCTCCAGTTGGGGTTATGAGGGATGCAGCTTTAAAAGCTCTAGAAACATTCATCAAGGGTTAA
- a CDS encoding THUMP domain-containing protein has translation MIILRYDEIALKSSFVRRKFEKILMDNVRRVIRKEFGIKASVRGGYGRIYVDVGGNVESVARRISNVFGVVSAHVSVKRDLNLEKNAEEIAEYYKNRIKGSFAVRVKRSGKHDFTSMDASKIIGRKLKEITGARVDLKNPETEIRVEIRDSKLYLMTSTYEGFGGLPVGSQERVLCIISDEKSLLSTWYAMKRGCDVDVLYSERFEFIDNLPYWASYRRINTIQEKGGFEDLLSKAFSMDYKAVYCSITSKEIESYIDLLKNRKLPVLMPLLPFDDSEIDEKIKMIRMIGGSHES, from the coding sequence ATGATAATCCTCCGATACGACGAAATCGCATTGAAAAGCAGCTTTGTAAGGAGAAAATTCGAGAAAATTCTTATGGATAATGTTAGAAGAGTTATACGAAAAGAGTTCGGCATAAAAGCCAGTGTCAGGGGCGGATACGGCAGAATATATGTGGATGTTGGTGGAAATGTGGAGTCGGTAGCCAGAAGGATTTCAAATGTGTTTGGTGTTGTCTCCGCTCATGTTTCCGTCAAAAGAGATCTAAACCTTGAGAAAAATGCTGAGGAGATTGCAGAGTACTATAAAAACAGAATAAAAGGGTCTTTCGCTGTGAGAGTGAAAAGAAGCGGGAAGCATGACTTCACCTCGATGGATGCAAGCAAGATAATAGGAAGAAAATTAAAAGAGATTACAGGAGCGAGGGTGGACCTGAAAAATCCAGAAACCGAAATTAGAGTTGAGATAAGAGATTCAAAACTGTATCTGATGACCTCAACCTACGAAGGATTTGGTGGGCTGCCGGTTGGAAGTCAAGAGAGGGTGCTGTGCATAATCTCTGATGAAAAAAGCCTCCTTTCAACATGGTATGCGATGAAGAGGGGCTGCGATGTGGATGTTCTGTACAGCGAGAGGTTTGAATTTATCGATAACCTACCATACTGGGCAAGCTACCGGAGAATAAATACAATTCAGGAAAAGGGTGGTTTTGAGGATCTCCTGTCAAAAGCATTCAGCATGGATTACAAAGCGGTTTACTGCTCAATAACCTCAAAAGAGATTGAAAGTTATATCGACCTGCTCAAAAACAGAAAGCTTCCGGTACTGATGCCACTCCTGCCCTTTGATGATTCTGAAATTGATGAGAAAATAAAGATGATAAGAATGATTGGTGGTAGCCATGAATCTTAA
- a CDS encoding DUF5658 family protein, whose amino-acid sequence MKRITVLFVTFMLLNFADLFTTMTSFNYTIYVELNTVIAFLYDRSPFLMAFYKILGPSLPFIVLQNFDARTRIQKVIYLSTIVGLALATLVYGLIVVHNILLLGTI is encoded by the coding sequence GTGAAACGAATAACGGTGTTGTTTGTAACATTCATGCTGCTGAATTTTGCGGATCTGTTTACAACAATGACTTCTTTTAACTATACGATCTATGTGGAATTGAATACAGTGATAGCTTTCCTTTATGACAGATCACCATTTCTGATGGCGTTTTACAAAATACTCGGGCCATCGTTGCCCTTCATTGTGCTGCAGAATTTTGATGCCCGGACCAGAATACAAAAGGTTATTTATCTGTCTACTATTGTCGGTCTGGCGCTTGCAACACTCGTATATGGTTTAATCGTCGTGCATAATATCCTTTTGCTCGGAACTATTTAG
- a CDS encoding phenylacetate--CoA ligase family protein: MYNPEKEVYAPKKEIIKIQEKRLRETVKFVYENSPFYREKLKDIDLDKIKSAEDLEKLPLTTKEELRNAYPLKMSCVPKDRIVRVQMSGGTTGQPVIIPYTRKDVNQWKEMLLRDFMLAGITSRDVIQITPAFGLWNGGFGFHFAADAIDAFVIPIGAGNTRNQIKFMKDFGTTVLCATASYPLRIAEVADEMGVDVSELPLSKMLLGAEPWSEEMRRKIESKFNVRAFDIPGLTEMGGVGTIGFECPERNGIHIWEDNYIVEVVDPETGERVEDGEEGEIVYTSINREAMPLLRYRSGEISAVVSREKCECGIEHMMIKRIRGRTDDMVIYKGVKFYPSDIESVLFSHGVSNYKIEVGNGIRVIFEGDQDKIHEIARDIKEFVGFKPKLEAVPFGVLERFEGKAKRLIRVG, encoded by the coding sequence ATGTATAATCCCGAAAAAGAGGTTTATGCTCCTAAGAAAGAAATCATCAAAATACAGGAGAAAAGGCTCAGAGAAACGGTAAAGTTCGTTTATGAAAACTCCCCATTTTACAGAGAAAAGCTCAAGGACATCGACCTCGATAAGATAAAGTCTGCCGAGGATCTTGAAAAACTGCCCCTCACAACCAAAGAGGAGCTGAGAAACGCCTACCCCTTGAAGATGTCCTGCGTTCCCAAAGACAGAATAGTGCGAGTCCAGATGAGCGGGGGAACTACAGGACAGCCAGTTATAATCCCGTACACGCGAAAAGATGTCAATCAGTGGAAAGAGATGCTATTGAGGGATTTCATGCTTGCTGGGATAACGAGCAGGGATGTGATCCAGATTACCCCAGCTTTTGGCTTGTGGAATGGTGGTTTTGGATTTCATTTTGCAGCAGATGCGATAGATGCTTTTGTGATCCCCATTGGTGCTGGAAACACGAGAAACCAAATCAAGTTCATGAAGGATTTCGGAACAACTGTGCTATGTGCAACGGCCAGCTACCCGCTGAGAATAGCAGAGGTGGCAGATGAGATGGGAGTCGATGTTTCAGAACTCCCATTGAGCAAAATGCTTCTCGGTGCGGAGCCATGGAGTGAGGAAATGAGAAGGAAAATCGAGAGCAAATTCAATGTTAGAGCGTTTGACATTCCCGGACTTACGGAAATGGGTGGTGTTGGCACAATAGGCTTCGAATGTCCCGAAAGAAATGGCATCCACATCTGGGAGGACAACTACATCGTGGAGGTTGTTGATCCGGAGACAGGAGAGAGGGTAGAGGATGGAGAGGAAGGAGAGATAGTATATACTTCAATAAACAGAGAGGCTATGCCATTACTCAGATACAGAAGTGGAGAGATTTCTGCCGTTGTTTCGAGAGAGAAGTGCGAATGCGGAATAGAACATATGATGATAAAGAGGATTAGAGGAAGGACGGACGATATGGTGATCTACAAGGGAGTTAAATTCTACCCATCAGACATAGAGAGTGTTCTCTTCAGCCATGGTGTGTCCAACTACAAAATCGAGGTTGGAAACGGTATCAGGGTAATATTCGAGGGAGATCAAGACAAAATACATGAGATTGCAAGGGATATCAAGGAGTTTGTTGGATTTAAGCCCAAGCTCGAGGCTGTTCCGTTTGGTGTGCTTGAAAGGTTTGAAGGGAAGGCTAAACGCCTTATTAGAGTTGGCTGA
- a CDS encoding sodium/proline symporter → MIELAVLIVYLILMLLIGVYEYRKTKGVLDFYLAGRNLGVLLVSFSFFATYFSTAAFLGGGGFGFVAGFQWSAFLTFFHILFAIIAWLVIAPPMKRIAEKYGSLTIPGIFGMSFGRASQIVSAIVILVFFQFYMVSIYKGAGNLLEVMLGIDYKTALIITVAVVMIYTAIGGFRAVVVTDFIQGVLILAGGIALFVTLIAYLGGPVNAIESLKAAEIFKGSGENLFKFGELAPPPIMNAGMVIPFILSLTFAISIAQLASPQLVIRFVAAKDERVIRKGAILTPILIGIFALCVFSIGPFGWLIIPQYDDPVKYLKNSDLVIPFIAMKLFPAGINALLLTAIVAAAMSTINSLVHVIATTFTRDLIGSVVSVSEKTELLITRISVFAFALIPMIFAINPPDIIVVIVGLSFSVITSAFLIPLLSALYDPEAKEKPALASMIVSVAVCILWYMYFYRTYWVYPVIPGVLASIIVYGVTAKVKRVEAVPA, encoded by the coding sequence ATGATAGAGCTCGCAGTACTTATTGTCTATTTGATTTTGATGTTGCTGATTGGAGTCTATGAATACAGAAAAACCAAGGGTGTTCTGGACTTCTATTTAGCAGGAAGGAATCTTGGAGTTTTGCTCGTTAGCTTCTCATTCTTCGCAACATACTTCAGCACCGCTGCATTTCTTGGAGGTGGAGGTTTCGGTTTTGTAGCGGGTTTCCAGTGGTCGGCTTTCCTGACTTTCTTTCACATATTGTTTGCGATCATCGCATGGCTTGTAATCGCGCCTCCAATGAAAAGGATTGCTGAGAAATATGGATCTTTAACCATACCGGGGATATTTGGAATGAGCTTTGGAAGGGCAAGCCAGATAGTCTCAGCGATAGTGATTCTGGTATTCTTCCAGTTCTATATGGTTTCAATATACAAAGGTGCAGGAAATCTGCTTGAGGTAATGCTCGGCATAGACTACAAGACAGCTCTGATCATCACAGTAGCAGTGGTGATGATATATACAGCGATAGGTGGCTTCAGGGCAGTGGTTGTTACAGACTTCATTCAGGGGGTTCTCATACTAGCAGGGGGGATTGCACTATTTGTAACATTAATAGCCTATCTTGGAGGACCGGTTAATGCAATAGAGTCGTTAAAGGCTGCCGAGATATTCAAGGGAAGTGGAGAGAACCTTTTCAAGTTCGGAGAGTTGGCTCCTCCACCAATAATGAATGCCGGAATGGTCATTCCTTTCATCCTCAGCCTCACATTCGCGATAAGCATCGCCCAGCTCGCGAGCCCGCAGTTGGTGATCAGATTTGTCGCAGCCAAGGATGAAAGAGTGATAAGGAAGGGGGCCATTTTAACCCCCATCCTGATCGGGATATTCGCTTTATGTGTTTTCAGCATCGGTCCATTCGGATGGCTGATAATCCCGCAGTACGATGACCCGGTGAAGTACCTAAAAAATTCAGATCTGGTTATTCCATTCATCGCCATGAAACTCTTTCCCGCAGGAATTAATGCTTTGCTTCTGACAGCAATAGTTGCTGCCGCGATGAGCACGATCAACTCACTCGTGCATGTGATAGCCACAACCTTCACAAGAGATCTGATAGGTAGCGTTGTGAGTGTTAGCGAGAAGACCGAGCTACTGATAACAAGAATCAGTGTTTTCGCATTTGCATTGATTCCGATGATATTCGCCATCAACCCTCCAGACATAATAGTCGTCATAGTTGGTCTTAGCTTCTCTGTAATCACATCAGCATTCCTGATACCTTTGCTCTCTGCTCTCTACGATCCTGAAGCGAAAGAGAAGCCCGCTCTTGCGAGCATGATTGTCTCGGTAGCTGTTTGCATACTATGGTACATGTACTTCTACCGTACCTACTGGGTTTATCCGGTAATACCTGGAGTTTTAGCGTCGATTATAGTGTACGGGGTAACAGCAAAAGTTAAGCGGGTTGAAGCTGTACCCGCGTAA
- a CDS encoding ketopantoate reductase family protein, protein MNLKDLKIQIMGSGAIGSLFGGLIQLSGFDVHFVARRKRLEVLKKGLRIRGLIEADLDVDVSEKPENADITIVAVKAYDTENAAELLSKVDCGVVLTIQNGLGNVERLSRKLKRVIGGVTTYGANIKDDIVFYAGEGVTFVGNDGYISEDALLVERVLKESGFNCYAVDNISERIWRKAIVNAVINPITAILKVENGRVLDEGLWSIAKLVIEEGKQVMERLGINVDGLEEAVREVAVKTARNRSSMLQDIMAGRRTEIDYINGEIVRLSDEMGISACANLLLTNLVKAMEEK, encoded by the coding sequence ATGAATCTTAAGGATCTAAAAATCCAGATCATGGGTTCCGGAGCAATAGGATCGCTCTTTGGAGGTTTAATCCAGCTTTCAGGATTTGATGTTCACTTCGTCGCGAGAAGGAAAAGGCTTGAGGTCTTGAAAAAGGGTTTGAGAATAAGAGGGTTGATAGAGGCAGATCTAGATGTGGATGTTAGTGAAAAGCCGGAGAATGCGGATATAACGATAGTTGCCGTCAAGGCATATGATACGGAAAATGCAGCAGAACTGCTGTCGAAGGTTGATTGTGGGGTAGTTTTAACGATCCAGAATGGACTGGGTAATGTTGAGAGGTTATCGAGAAAGCTGAAGAGAGTGATTGGTGGAGTCACAACCTATGGAGCTAATATAAAAGATGACATCGTTTTCTATGCAGGAGAAGGAGTTACCTTTGTCGGAAACGATGGCTATATCAGTGAGGATGCGCTTTTGGTTGAGAGAGTGCTGAAAGAGAGCGGTTTTAACTGTTATGCTGTCGATAACATATCAGAGAGAATCTGGAGGAAGGCAATAGTGAATGCTGTGATAAACCCTATAACTGCGATTCTGAAGGTTGAGAACGGCAGGGTTCTGGATGAAGGATTATGGAGCATAGCCAAGCTTGTTATAGAAGAGGGTAAGCAGGTCATGGAAAGGCTTGGAATCAATGTTGACGGTTTAGAGGAGGCCGTAAGAGAGGTTGCAGTAAAGACAGCCAGAAACAGATCATCCATGCTGCAGGACATAATGGCTGGAAGGAGAACTGAAATCGACTACATAAATGGAGAAATCGTCAGACTTTCAGATGAGATGGGTATTTCCGCATGTGCAAACCTTTTGCTGACTAATTTAGTTAAGGCGATGGAGGAGAAGTGA